One genomic window of Polyangium aurulentum includes the following:
- the hisB gene encoding imidazoleglycerol-phosphate dehydratase HisB translates to MARFSRVERKTHETDIAVEIELDGQGRSRIATPLPFLSHMVDQLARHGLFDLTVEAKGDVEIDGHHTTEDLGIVLGTAVARALGDKAGIARYGEATLPMDEALVTCALDLSGRSYFVFRVPLPKAKIGTFDVELVPVFFEAFARSAGCNLHLRMHEGENLHHIVEISFKAFAKALMRATRIDPRVAGIPSTKGSL, encoded by the coding sequence ATGGCGCGCTTCTCCCGGGTCGAACGCAAGACCCACGAGACCGACATCGCCGTCGAGATCGAGCTCGACGGCCAGGGCCGCTCGCGCATCGCGACGCCCCTGCCCTTCCTGTCGCACATGGTCGATCAGCTCGCCCGTCACGGCCTCTTCGACCTGACCGTGGAGGCGAAGGGCGACGTGGAGATCGACGGTCACCACACGACCGAGGACCTCGGGATCGTGCTCGGCACGGCCGTGGCCCGGGCGCTCGGCGACAAGGCGGGGATCGCGCGCTACGGCGAGGCGACCTTGCCCATGGACGAGGCGCTCGTCACGTGCGCGCTCGACCTTTCGGGCCGATCCTATTTCGTGTTCCGCGTGCCGCTGCCCAAGGCGAAGATCGGGACGTTCGACGTGGAGCTGGTACCCGTGTTCTTCGAGGCGTTCGCGCGCTCGGCGGGCTGCAACCTGCACCTGCGCATGCACGAGGGGGAGAACCTGCACCACATCGTCGAGATCAGCTTCAAGGCATTCGCGAAGGCGCTGATGCGCGCGACGCGGATCGACCCGCGCGTGGCGGGGATCCCGTCGACGAAGGGGAGCCTGTAG
- the hisH gene encoding imidazole glycerol phosphate synthase subunit HisH, with translation MQRVVIVDLGMGNLRSVERAIVQAAENTGSACEVRRSGEAEDIAGADKVVMPGQGAFRDCAARLSGPVGEALRESIGRGKPYLGICLGLQALFERSEEAPGAAGLGVFRGEVRRLDAGAGTDAVKIPHMGWNRLERSREARGALEAWGEEPPYVYFVHSYHAAPEDPSLVVFTATHGPNRVTAAIQRDNVTATQFHPEKSGAVGLALLGAFVRE, from the coding sequence GTGCAGCGCGTCGTCATCGTGGACCTCGGGATGGGCAACCTGCGCAGCGTGGAGCGCGCGATCGTGCAGGCGGCCGAGAACACGGGGAGCGCGTGCGAGGTCCGGCGAAGCGGGGAGGCCGAGGACATCGCCGGCGCCGACAAGGTGGTGATGCCCGGGCAGGGCGCATTCCGCGATTGCGCGGCGCGGCTATCGGGCCCGGTGGGCGAGGCGCTGCGCGAGAGCATCGGGCGCGGCAAACCCTATCTGGGAATCTGCCTCGGGCTGCAGGCGCTCTTCGAGCGCAGCGAGGAGGCCCCCGGGGCTGCGGGCCTCGGGGTTTTCAGGGGCGAGGTTCGCCGCCTCGACGCGGGCGCGGGCACGGACGCGGTGAAGATCCCGCATATGGGCTGGAACCGGCTCGAACGTTCGAGGGAGGCGCGCGGGGCGCTCGAGGCGTGGGGGGAAGAGCCGCCCTACGTCTATTTCGTGCACAGCTACCACGCGGCGCCCGAGGACCCGTCGCTGGTCGTGTTCACCGCGACCCACGGCCCGAACCGCGTCACGGCCGCGATCCAGCGGGACAACGTGACGGCCACGCAATTCCACCCGGAAAAGAGCGGGGCGGTCGGGCTCGCGCTGCTGGGCGCGTTTGTCAGGGAATAA